The DNA sequence CTGACTTTATTGCCACTTTGCGCTTCTAAAATACGTCTCGCATCAGCCTTATCTTTGGCTTTGCGTAAAATCGCTCCATTTGCAGTGACAACCGTGTCGGCACACAAAACTGGCATTTCCAAGTCATACTTTTCAAGGTAGCTTTGCATCTTTCCTTTAGTGGCATGATAGACAAAATGCGCCGGATCAGAAATTTGCAATTGCTCTTCGTCAAACCCAGCATCTCTTTGAATAAAAGGAACCCCAAACGTGGTAAGAAGTTCCGCTCTCGTGATAGAAGATGAGCCTAAAACAATCGTTTGCATCTTAGTAGCCTCGTAAAATCACGCCAAAGTAGACAGAAATGATTGAGAGAATCAGATTGAGAGGAATGAGATATTTGACCATCAAGATCACATTCTCTTCCACCTCAATATAATTTTCTTCGGCTAAACCTTTTTTGGCATTAAGGTATTTGAAATACATGTAAATAAAATTAAATGCTATAAACGTCCACAATGCCTCTTTCGTGTGTACCATAACGTAAGTCGCTGGATTGCCACTTTTAAAGCCAAGTCCAAGGTGCATAAACACTGAAGTAATGATGATAACCAACATGACTGGCACTAAAAAAACAATGTAGCGTCGCATCATTTCAATGCAGCTGCTAAATTTGATCTTTTCATCAGGGACATCCACTTCCACAGGCTGAATCACAAAACGCATCACAAACATACTGCCAATAAGCAATGCTGAACTGATGATATGTAAAAAGACAATGATTCTGCTAAAGTCACCGAATATATCTATGAAAAAATCGCGCATCATTTAACCTTGAAGAACCGCTTTTGCATACGCAAGTGCCGCAGCTTTTGCCTCTTCTATTTTTGAAGCATCTTTTCCTCCGGCTTGGGCAAAGTCATCTCGACCGCCGCCACCACCACCAACGATAGGTGCGATCTCTTTGATCCAAGCACCTGCTTTAATGGTTGCATTTTTAACACCCGCTGCGATTAACACTTTGTCATCTTTGACTTGAAGTAAAAGCACAGCAACGGACTCTTTTTCATTTTTAAGATCATCAATACGCGCCTTAATATCACCTGCACCCAACACGTCAACAATGAGTTCAACACCGTTTACATGTAAAGATTCCACTGACTTTCCAGCGTGCGAATTTAAAGACTCGACTTCGGTCTTAAGGGTTTTGATCTCTTCTTTAAGACGGTTGATACCGATGAGTGGCTCTTTGTGTTTAACACTCTCTTTAATCGCTTCAAGATCGCTTCTTAAACTTTGTGCGTAAGAAAGTGCCGCACTTCCGCAAATCGCTTCAATACGACGAACTCCCGCACTAACCCCACTCTCTTTTTGGATAAAGAAGCTGCCAATGTTGGCGGTATTGCTGACGTGTGTTCCACCGCAGAGCTCAACACTTGCATCGCCAAAGCTCACAACACGCACTTCCGAGCCGTATTTTTCACCAAAGAGTGCCATTGCACCACTGTTTTTGGCTTCTTCAACATTCATCAATTTTGTCTGCCCCGCAACACCACTCGCAATGACGCTGTTCACAAACGCTTCAATTTTCGTGATCTCATCAGAACTGAGCGCTTTTGGATGCGAGAAGTCAAAACGTAAACGATCTTTTTCAACCAAACTACCCGCTTGAGAAACGTGCTCGCCCAAGACTTTACGAAGCGCGCTGTGAAGGAGGTGTGTTGCACTGTGATGTTTTTCAATCTCCAAGCGAGAGAGATCCACACTAAGGCTTACCTCATCGTTGACATGTAAAGGCTTTTCAAGCTCTACGAGTGAAAGATTGAGGTCAAAAAATTTCTTCGTATCAAGTACTTTTCCATAACCCTCTATGACACCCTCATCGCCGCTTTGTCCACCGCTCATCGCGTAAAATGGTGTTTTCTCAAACATCACCCAACCGTTTTCTTCTAAACTTTGAACCTCTTTGAAGTTCTCATCTAAAAGTGCTAACACTTTTGTTTTCGCTTCTTTTTGAGTGTAACCCACAAAGGTGTTAAGACCAAATTTTTCAAGAAGTGGTTTAAACTCACCTTGAGTTGCTTTGTCTCCACTGCCTTTCCATGAAGCTTTTGAACGTGCTTTTTGTTCTGCCATCAAAGCTTCAAACTCGGCTTCGTTAACGCTTAAACCTTTTTCTCTCAGCATATCAGCAGTAAGATCAAGAGGAAAACCGTAGGTATCGTAAAGTTTAAATGCTACTTCACCGCTAAACATTGTTTTGGTGTTTGGTAACTCTTTTTCAAACAGTTCAAGTCCTGAAGCGATGGTCGCAAAAAAGCTCTCTTCTTCATTTCTGATCTGTTCAGCAATCACATCTTTTTTCGCTACAAGATAAGGGTATTGTTTACCCATAAGCTCACACAAGGTGTCTAAAAGTTTGTACATAAATGGAGCGCGGAGTCCCAAAAGGTAACCGTGTCGTACCGCACGTCTTAGAATGCGTCTTAAAACATAACCACGACCTACACGACCAAAGGTTGTGCCTTGTGCCACAAGAAAGGAAACAGCACGGATGTGGTCTGCAATAACACGGTAACTTGCACCCGTTTTATAAGCATAAGGCTTTCCGCAAAGCTCTGCTACTTTGTCGGTTAAAGGAATAAACAGTGAAGAATCATAGTTGCTAAACACGCCCTCTTTGACCGCAGTCACACGCTCCAAGCCCATTCCTGTGTCGATGGAAGGTTTTGGAAGTGGATGAAGTACACCCGCTTTATCTCTTTCGTACTGCATGAAAACAAGATTCCAGATCTCTAAGAAGCGATCGCCGTCTCCTCCCATGTAGTCTTCTGGTGTATTAAAATTCTCAGCCCCTTGATCGATGAAGATTTCACTGCACGGTCCACAAGGGCCTGTGTCGCCCATTTGCCAAAAGTTGTCTTTGTCGCCAAAACGCATAATGCGACTCGCATCAATGTGTTTTTTCCAAATCGCTTCTGCCTCATCATCGCTCTCATGAACGGTCACCCAAAGTTTTTCTTTAGGCAGTTTTAGCACTTCTGTGACAAATTCCCACGCATGTGAGATGGCATCTTCTTTAAAATAATCACCAAAAGAGAAGTTTCCAAGCATTTCAAAAAAAGTATGATGGCGTGCTGTGTAGCCGACATTATCAAGGTCATTGTGTTTACCACCCGCTCTGATACACGTTTGACACGTTGTCGCACGTGGAGGGTTTGGACGAGGTACTTCGCCTGTAAAAACACTCTTAAAAGGAACCATGCCTGCATTGGTAAACAGAAGCGTCGCGTCATCTGGCACAAGGGGAGAACTCTCGATAATCTTGTGACCTTTTTGTTCAAAAAACTTTAAAAACTCGGCTCTAACATCCATACTATTGTCCTATTTTTTTATGAAAAATTCATCTATTTTAGCTAAAAAACCTAAAGGGTATTATTAAACACCCTGAAAACACTCTATAAGAGGCAATTATAATGTGCATTTATCGTTTAAACGATACCCAACAATCCACCAACCAAGTACTACAATAATCGCACCCAAAAAGCCATTGAATGTTAAAAGACAAAAAAGCCCCATGATGATGGCGATCATACCGAGCACATAGCTTCCACTAAGCACACTAAAGATGGCAACCACAATGCCCGAAAGCCCTACGTAATTGAGATAAACCACTTTACCGAGAAGTGCTCTAAATTGACATACTGGAAGCAGAGGATCAGCAGCACACACCTCTATCCACGACTCATTCACAAAGACACCCTCTTTCATCGCCACAAAGACAACTGCCGCGATAACAAGGATAAGAAGTGTTTTAAAAATTCCGCACAGTTTAGCAGAAGAAAGCCACAACGTTGAGCCAAAAACCAGCACTAAAACAACCCAATTCAGCGCAAAGTCATTGCGCGCACTCTCATGCAGTAAAACGGCTAAAGCACAAATGAAAAGCGTCAAACCACTCACTTTTTCCATCAAACCATTGAGTTCTTGACGCTCTGTGGAAAAATAGATGACCGCATAGACAGTTGCAATGATACCCAGCGTTCCAACCTCAAAGTTAAGGTACCTTCCAGCAAACGCTAAAGAAAGTGCCATAACAAGCACCACGCTCACACTCAGAAGATGCAACACATCTTCCCAAAACGTTTCACTTTTAGGTTCACTCAGCGTTATAACACTCATAAATCGCGCCATAGAACCACGCATCTCTATCTCTTCGTCGATGAGAAAACGAACCAATTTAAGCCATGAAATAAACGCGATGGTAAGGCATAAAATCGCCCAAGCGTACTCTAAATTGTTCCGAGAGACGATCCAGTAAGCATTGGCTTGCCACGTGAGTGCCACCGAGCCACCAAAGAGCGTTGCAAACCAATACGGCGCTTTTTTACACGAACATGTTGGCACACCCCAAAGCCAAATGAGCCCAACCAAACTCAGCAGAGAGCTGGCGATAAAAAGCCATAGGGCATTGGGGAAGTTAGAGACAAACCCATGCAGGATGTGCTTATCAGCCCTATCCGCATCAAACAGTCCCCAAAAACCGCCCACAGCACCTTCGCTCATGCGTTTCCACGGCTGGTCAAACGCTTCGATAAAATTGTACTTCCATCCACCCTCTTCTGCCATTTTGACAAAACCGCGCGTGAAAATGGCTTGATTGACTGCACTTGGGTACGCACCTTCTCGCATACGCCCTTCGCTCGGCCATCCTGTCTCACCAATGACGATCTCTTTGTCAGGAATTTTTTGCTTCATCAGGTCGCGAATATTCCTTACATGTAAAAGCGCTTTGTCCACACTGATGGGCTTGTCTTCCCAGTACGGCAAGATGTGAATGGTGACGCGATCCACTACAGGAGCGATCTCAGGATGCTTGTTCCAAAACTCCCACACATCTGCGTAGGTGATGACCATATCGGGAAGTGCTTGTTTCACCTCGTGAATGTAAGCGACCAGTTGAGAAGCGCTCACATCGTTACGCAAAAGGGCTTCATTTCCCACCACAACGGTTTCGATGATGTCTTTGTTCTCTTTAGCCAGACGAATCGTCGTGTCGATCTCTTTTTTAGTCAAAGCCGCATCACTGCTCACCCAAGCACCAAGCCACAACTTCAGCCCATGTTTACGAGCAATCTCAGGTAACTCTTCCAGCCCAACGCTTGAATAAGAGCGAATACAACTCGTCATCGTCGCCAAATGCGCTAAGTCTTTATCCATTTGCTCCGCTGAAGGACGAAACCCTTTGGCAATGTTCATCGGCGACTCATCTTTACCAAACGGCGCGTAAGAGAGGCATTGCAGTTTAACGTTTGGATCTAACGTAATAAGGCTAGAAGAAGGCAAAGCCATCCAAAACCAAAAAAGTCCAAGCGACACAAACATCGCAATATAAAAAAGGATCATTTTAAACGTATGGTTCATATAAGGGTACTCCATTTATTAGACTTCTTGCATAACCTTTGAGACATAAAGAGTTTGAACAGAGTGCGTTAATTTTTAAAACTCAAAATTGAGTCATAGCCAAAGCTATGGCGATGTTTTTAGTTTTAAAAAGTGATGTGCTATGTCTCAACACTCTTGTTTCAATAGGTTATGCAAGAAGTCTATCAGTTGCGCGATTATACTAAAAATGGGTTTAAGGGTTTACATGTAAAGAAAGAAAGATAAAAATTAAGACGATTTGAAGTAACCTTTTATGCTTGTTATATTTTACATGTAACAAAATATTTTCAAAAGTTAAAAATTTAGCTCTTATCTCTAAGAATAAAAAAGGCTTGACATGGAGTTTAAAAAATATTTAACTTTTAAGATGCTGATTCAAGAATAAAAACAATTTAGCGAGTCATTGTCCTATTTCTTTACAGTTTACCCACGACGTGATTTGATTGCGATGAAATATATCTAACTCTTCTATCACCTTTAGCGCTTTGGGATGAATGTCATGAAATAATATAATCCCTTTGCGATGTAAAAGCATAAGAGTTATAGTCCTATCTTGCACTTGTTTCGTCGTTAACTTTTGGTTCCAGTCTTGCGAATCAATATTCCACAGCATAACCTTATCCCCTAGATTCCAAAGTCTGTTGACCAGTTCTTGCTGGCGTTGACCATAGGGCGGTCTAAACCAGATATGATTTTTGGATGTGCCTTGTAACTGATTGTCAGTAATCATACTGCGTGTTTTGTCATAGAATTCAGTCCAATTTTCGAGCTTCAGATGAGGTTTGTGCATATAGCCGTGGGAGCCGACACACATTCCTTCGTACAACTGTTTAAGATTATTTGTTCCATGTGTTTTTAATGCGCTTTCTAAATTTTCGCCCAATACAAAAAACATTCCATTGATATTGAGTTTGTGTAATTTATCGGCTACCAACGGTGTTTGTGAATATTTCGGACCATCATCGAAGGTTAGGAGGAATTGACCGTCCGAATAGTCAAATCCCTGTACTTCTCGCTCATCAAGCGTGTCAATCTCAGAGGTAATTCTAGGAAAGAGTGCAGCTAAACGCACCTGCTCATAGAGGTAATACGAAAAAAAAGTTTGAGAAGCTGCATACCAAGGAAAAAGCATTTGATTTGACTTGTATTCTGCAGATAGAGTGGATAAGTCGTGCCAATTGCTGACATTTTGACAAAGTTCTTGTTTATCGTTGCAACTTTTTTGAGCTTGTTTGAAATTATTGACTAAGTTATTTTGGGTAAATGTAAGCCATTTCGATACAGAAGCAAAATTGATGTTTTTGATGGAGGTAAATTCTGTAATCGAGGTTATATCAGAAAGATTGATACTATTTATTTGGCGAACATAGCTGATAATTTCATGCCGTGACGCATCGTCAAACGCGCTTTTTGAATGAATAGGATAAGGCCACAGGGCTCTATCAAATGTTGCTATTTTTTCTGGGCCATTGGCATAGCAAAAAATAGAAAATAATAAAAACCAGGTAATAAATCGCATAGTATTCCTTTATGATTGTGTATAATACAAAAAAAACACAAAAGGGGTTTATAGTGATTAAATTTTCTTCTCTTGTTTTATTATGTTCCTTGCTGAGTACAACTATGATAGCAGGTGAAATACAACTTTTATCTGCAGTAAAAAAAGATACTCCTATCACGAATGCGGAAGTTATTTTTCAAAAAACAGGAGAGACATCTATTAAGATTACTTCTGATGAGCAAGGGAAGCTTTTTTATGAAGGTTTTGGGGGTATTGATTCGGAAGAGACAATGATGATTATTAAAAAGCCAGGTTTTTCCACGTTGGTTGCAAAATGTCCTTGTAATGGGCTAACGTATGCATTGAGCCCCAATATGCAAAATCTGGATGGAATTCGTGTTGTTTTGACGTGGGGGAAAAATCCGCCTGATTTAGATTCACATTTGGCATATCCTGGAAATAACATCTATTTTGATTCTAAAGTAGGAGTACAAGCTAATCTAGACGTTGATAATATGACCGGATTCGGACCTGAAACGATTACTATTAATCAAAAACAAGCCGGTAAAAAATATCTCTATGCCGTGCATAATTATTACAGTGGCATTAGTCCTGACTCTAATACGTTGGGTAACTCAGGTGCAACGGTCAATGTCTACATCGGTCAAACTTTGGTTCGTACCTATCATGCAACGCCACAGAGTGTAGGCAATATCTGGCTCGTGTTTGGTATTGATGAGAATGGAGCATTTCAAGATATTAACAGCTATACAGGTACTACAAAGAATTCAGAAGGTGTCATCAGTATGATGCGTGAAATGGTTGGATCAGAGGCTTTTCATGTCGTAAGCAATGTTGATTCATCTCAGGCAAAAGCATTAAATCTTCAAGGTGAGCAACAATATCATCAGGGCCACATAGAGGACGCCATGTATTTGTTTCAAGAAGCAGTAAATCTCGCTTCCAATTACGGACAAGCGTATAGCAATCTTGGATTGACTTACCAAAAATTAGGACGCGAGGCAGAAGCATTGTGGGCAAACCGAAAAGCGATTGAACTGGCTAGTGGAAGCACTAAAAATACCGTACAGGCAAGTTCATTTTACAATATTGCCAAAATTTACGAAAACCGCTCCCAATGGCAAGATGCATTAAATAATTACCAAAAGGCACTTTCTAAAAAAGAGCATTCAGCTTATCGTCAAGGGATTGAAAGAATGCAGGCAAAATTGCAATAAAGAGTTTTGTCTAAACGATCCAGAACAATACCAAAACTCAGTTCAAGCCTCTAATCTAAAAAGAAAAGAGGCCTGAGCTAAACTTTTAACTTTTTGGCTGCCAATTCAATATATAAATGCTTTAAAACACCCCATACTTTTTTCTCTCAAAACCTCACGGAATAGTTCTTGTATAACCTTTGCTATCACACATTAAAGGATATACATGTCGATTTTGCAGTTTATCAAAGAGAATAATTTAGCGTGGCAACCATCATTTAACGGCGAGATCGGAAACGGACTCGTTGGTTACAGAGGCGCTTTAATCGTTGAAGAGGGAAAACAGCTCTCCCCTGATCGCATCTTGCCACCAAAAGTGCAAGCCAAACAAGTTTTATTGGTTTCAAACGACGACAGAGTCACTTTTTTTTCCGCTGAATTAGAGAGTATTTTGCATTTTGAAGCCTTTTTTGAGCGCTATAAAGCATTTTTTACCCCTGCAACATTGGTCGTGCTTTATGTCACCGATTTGGATAAAAACGGCACATTTACCTATGAAGGTGTCACTATTCATGCCTATTCGTTAGCAGAAAGTTCTGTGTGGAATGAACTGCTTGATCTCTCAGGACTCGACAAAAGTGAACTCAAAAAACTTGACAATAAAAAGAAAATCGAAGTGCTTTATGAAGGACTTTTAAAAGCAGACTGTACGGCAAAAACGATGAGTTTTGAAGAGGTACTCAGCCACAAAGGCGAGAGTTCCAAAAAAATTATGGGCGCTGTGTAACCTCTCTTTTAAAGCATGCTCTGTTGGATTTCATGCTACACTCTTACATGTAAAAAAGGAGTGAGCATGAAAATCAAAAAACTCTGTTCTCTTAAAAAAGATGACATTGAAAACTATGCAAAAAAGATCATCAAGATCGTCTCAAAACCAAAATTTATCTGCGAAAAATGCGCTCGTGTCGCTAAAGATGAAAAGCACTTGTGCCATCCAACATCTCTTAAAAAGCTCTAACGCACCAATCGCACCGCACCCATATACCCTTTCGTATGAGCATCCACACTTCCATCTATATAATTGATCGTGTAAAAAAGTGTCGGTAGCACCTCATCGCCCTCAAGGTAAATGGAAGCACTTAGATAATTCGCACCCTCACCTGTGTCGTGAAGTTTTCCAAACAGTGTACTATTGAGCACAGGTGATTTACAGCGTTCATCCACCAAAGTTAAAAGCTCATCAATGCTCGGCATTCGCCAACCATTTCCCAACGAGTGAGCGCGCTTCTCAGCCTCTTTTCGTTTGATCAGTTCTATTTCGCCCACACACCCTTTGCCTTTTTGCCA is a window from the Sulfurospirillum oryzae genome containing:
- a CDS encoding tetratricopeptide repeat protein; this encodes MIKFSSLVLLCSLLSTTMIAGEIQLLSAVKKDTPITNAEVIFQKTGETSIKITSDEQGKLFYEGFGGIDSEETMMIIKKPGFSTLVAKCPCNGLTYALSPNMQNLDGIRVVLTWGKNPPDLDSHLAYPGNNIYFDSKVGVQANLDVDNMTGFGPETITINQKQAGKKYLYAVHNYYSGISPDSNTLGNSGATVNVYIGQTLVRTYHATPQSVGNIWLVFGIDENGAFQDINSYTGTTKNSEGVISMMREMVGSEAFHVVSNVDSSQAKALNLQGEQQYHQGHIEDAMYLFQEAVNLASNYGQAYSNLGLTYQKLGREAEALWANRKAIELASGSTKNTVQASSFYNIAKIYENRSQWQDALNNYQKALSKKEHSAYRQGIERMQAKLQ
- a CDS encoding exo-beta-1,3-glucanase produces the protein MNHTFKMILFYIAMFVSLGLFWFWMALPSSSLITLDPNVKLQCLSYAPFGKDESPMNIAKGFRPSAEQMDKDLAHLATMTSCIRSYSSVGLEELPEIARKHGLKLWLGAWVSSDAALTKKEIDTTIRLAKENKDIIETVVVGNEALLRNDVSASQLVAYIHEVKQALPDMVITYADVWEFWNKHPEIAPVVDRVTIHILPYWEDKPISVDKALLHVRNIRDLMKQKIPDKEIVIGETGWPSEGRMREGAYPSAVNQAIFTRGFVKMAEEGGWKYNFIEAFDQPWKRMSEGAVGGFWGLFDADRADKHILHGFVSNFPNALWLFIASSLLSLVGLIWLWGVPTCSCKKAPYWFATLFGGSVALTWQANAYWIVSRNNLEYAWAILCLTIAFISWLKLVRFLIDEEIEMRGSMARFMSVITLSEPKSETFWEDVLHLLSVSVVLVMALSLAFAGRYLNFEVGTLGIIATVYAVIYFSTERQELNGLMEKVSGLTLFICALAVLLHESARNDFALNWVVLVLVFGSTLWLSSAKLCGIFKTLLILVIAAVVFVAMKEGVFVNESWIEVCAADPLLPVCQFRALLGKVVYLNYVGLSGIVVAIFSVLSGSYVLGMIAIIMGLFCLLTFNGFLGAIIVVLGWWIVGYRLNDKCTL
- a CDS encoding polysaccharide deacetylase family protein codes for the protein MRFITWFLLFSIFCYANGPEKIATFDRALWPYPIHSKSAFDDASRHEIISYVRQINSINLSDITSITEFTSIKNINFASVSKWLTFTQNNLVNNFKQAQKSCNDKQELCQNVSNWHDLSTLSAEYKSNQMLFPWYAASQTFFSYYLYEQVRLAALFPRITSEIDTLDEREVQGFDYSDGQFLLTFDDGPKYSQTPLVADKLHKLNINGMFFVLGENLESALKTHGTNNLKQLYEGMCVGSHGYMHKPHLKLENWTEFYDKTRSMITDNQLQGTSKNHIWFRPPYGQRQQELVNRLWNLGDKVMLWNIDSQDWNQKLTTKQVQDRTITLMLLHRKGIILFHDIHPKALKVIEELDIFHRNQITSWVNCKEIGQ
- a CDS encoding DUF1566 domain-containing protein produces the protein MKRLLFLFLATLSLMAECSFKSTTLIAKEGEVVDKKSGLIWRRCSLGQEWQKGKGCVGEIELIKRKEAEKRAHSLGNGWRMPSIDELLTLVDERCKSPVLNSTLFGKLHDTGEGANYLSASIYLEGDEVLPTLFYTINYIDGSVDAHTKGYMGAVRLVR
- the maf gene encoding septum formation inhibitor Maf, whose product is MQTIVLGSSSITRAELLTTFGVPFIQRDAGFDEEQLQISDPAHFVYHATKGKMQSYLEKYDLEMPVLCADTVVTANGAILRKAKDKADARRILEAQSGNKVSILSCMIYKSKTCELIDLSATDYLFFPFDAKALEAYLEGDDWRGKAGACMVEGFCKSYIKEVVGLQSTAMGLSVEKLLPFLPQ
- the alaS gene encoding alanine--tRNA ligase, which codes for MDVRAEFLKFFEQKGHKIIESSPLVPDDATLLFTNAGMVPFKSVFTGEVPRPNPPRATTCQTCIRAGGKHNDLDNVGYTARHHTFFEMLGNFSFGDYFKEDAISHAWEFVTEVLKLPKEKLWVTVHESDDEAEAIWKKHIDASRIMRFGDKDNFWQMGDTGPCGPCSEIFIDQGAENFNTPEDYMGGDGDRFLEIWNLVFMQYERDKAGVLHPLPKPSIDTGMGLERVTAVKEGVFSNYDSSLFIPLTDKVAELCGKPYAYKTGASYRVIADHIRAVSFLVAQGTTFGRVGRGYVLRRILRRAVRHGYLLGLRAPFMYKLLDTLCELMGKQYPYLVAKKDVIAEQIRNEEESFFATIASGLELFEKELPNTKTMFSGEVAFKLYDTYGFPLDLTADMLREKGLSVNEAEFEALMAEQKARSKASWKGSGDKATQGEFKPLLEKFGLNTFVGYTQKEAKTKVLALLDENFKEVQSLEENGWVMFEKTPFYAMSGGQSGDEGVIEGYGKVLDTKKFFDLNLSLVELEKPLHVNDEVSLSVDLSRLEIEKHHSATHLLHSALRKVLGEHVSQAGSLVEKDRLRFDFSHPKALSSDEITKIEAFVNSVIASGVAGQTKLMNVEEAKNSGAMALFGEKYGSEVRVVSFGDASVELCGGTHVSNTANIGSFFIQKESGVSAGVRRIEAICGSAALSYAQSLRSDLEAIKESVKHKEPLIGINRLKEEIKTLKTEVESLNSHAGKSVESLHVNGVELIVDVLGAGDIKARIDDLKNEKESVAVLLLQVKDDKVLIAAGVKNATIKAGAWIKEIAPIVGGGGGGRDDFAQAGGKDASKIEEAKAAALAYAKAVLQG